A single Acidobacteriota bacterium DNA region contains:
- a CDS encoding serine hydrolase: MKPTRRDLLARSAAVAAVAALPPLRTAFGQSAPADEGPGATHLRRDLEEAIARHRVVGASAAVYHRGEIETATAGILNATTGVDVTPETVMHIGSITKTLNTTLVMQLVDEGLVDLDAPVLEYLPGFAVADPEATRAIKVGMLINHTSGIDGEMIPDHGPDQEAIRQAVERARDLGQLFAPGEDCSYCNTAMVVAGHLAERVLGDSWYNLIEDRIFGRLGLEHSVVQPQDALLHRASVGHFLNPATGTQQRTSQAFLPLSFAPAGSTAMMSASDLLAFVTAHLRGGEGLNGERLLSEESSKAMRTGTAAVQGIGAVRSFGLGFMLGPNGDFGHGGGGPGILSWFSAHEESDFAMVVLTNSAHGGLVAFELVNAWMKKASGFEPLAPQRFPALDIDIDPRLYAGVYEDVAAEHTVTERDGRLSVSSRAKVAFYDTTSTDPTPPFPLDPVGEHSFVVSLPEPIAATAPQTLLSFVNPQADWRMRHVSTGGRLYLRRS; this comes from the coding sequence ATGAAGCCCACTCGACGCGACCTCCTGGCCAGGAGCGCCGCCGTGGCCGCCGTGGCCGCGCTGCCGCCGCTCCGCACCGCCTTCGGTCAGAGCGCTCCGGCCGACGAGGGCCCCGGCGCCACCCATCTGCGGCGCGACCTCGAAGAGGCGATCGCGCGCCACCGGGTCGTCGGCGCGAGCGCGGCCGTCTACCACCGCGGCGAGATCGAGACCGCCACGGCCGGGATCCTGAACGCGACCACCGGCGTCGACGTCACCCCCGAAACGGTGATGCACATCGGCTCGATCACGAAAACCCTGAACACGACCCTAGTCATGCAACTGGTCGACGAGGGTCTGGTCGACCTCGACGCACCCGTGCTCGAGTACCTGCCAGGCTTCGCGGTCGCCGATCCGGAGGCGACCCGGGCGATCAAGGTCGGCATGCTCATCAACCACACGAGCGGCATCGACGGCGAGATGATCCCGGACCACGGCCCCGACCAGGAGGCCATCCGCCAGGCGGTCGAACGCGCCCGTGATCTCGGTCAACTGTTCGCTCCCGGCGAGGACTGCTCGTACTGCAACACGGCGATGGTGGTCGCAGGCCACCTCGCCGAGCGGGTGCTCGGGGACAGTTGGTACAACCTGATCGAGGATCGCATCTTCGGCCGTCTCGGCCTGGAGCACTCCGTCGTCCAGCCGCAGGACGCCCTGCTTCACCGCGCCTCCGTCGGCCACTTCCTCAATCCGGCCACCGGCACGCAGCAGAGGACGTCGCAGGCCTTCCTGCCGCTGAGCTTCGCTCCGGCCGGCTCCACCGCCATGATGTCGGCGTCCGACCTGCTCGCCTTCGTCACCGCCCACCTCCGCGGCGGCGAGGGGCTGAACGGCGAGCGCCTCCTCTCGGAGGAAAGCTCGAAGGCGATGCGCACCGGCACCGCGGCAGTCCAGGGGATCGGCGCCGTCCGCTCCTTCGGCCTCGGCTTCATGCTCGGTCCGAACGGCGACTTCGGCCACGGCGGCGGCGGCCCGGGCATCCTCTCCTGGTTCTCGGCGCACGAGGAGTCCGACTTCGCGATGGTCGTCCTGACCAACTCGGCGCACGGCGGGCTGGTCGCCTTCGAGCTCGTGAACGCCTGGATGAAGAAGGCTTCCGGCTTCGAGCCGTTGGCGCCGCAGCGGTTCCCGGCGCTCGACATCGACATCGATCCGCGGCTCTACGCCGGCGTCTACGAGGACGTCGCCGCCGAGCACACGGTCACTGAGCGCGACGGCCGTCTGAGCGTCAGCTCCCGCGCCAAGGTCGCCTTCTACGACACGACCTCGACCGACCCGACGCCGCCCTTTCCGCTCGACCCGGTAGGCGAGCATTCGTTCGTCGTCTCCCTGCCGGAGCCGATCGCGGCCACCGCGCCGCAGACGCTCCTGTCGTTCGTCAATCCGCAGGCCGACTGGCGGATGCGGCATGTGTCGACGGGTGGGAGGCTCTACCTGAGGAGGTCGTGA
- a CDS encoding VOC family protein → MIRGIHHVGLTVTDLAEASARWQRLLGLSPAAGDGALLRCAYEDFCVRLTAGERGCVDYIAYELEAGVTLAEAGDRLSGAGTLAVPFELPAGRFGLRTADPDGNGVAVVEHVAPDDPRPDVCKHSDALPGFHPRRLQHVNYLTADTPRAVKWYVEALGLKITDWIGDDACWLHADREHHVLAFLDKGYAHIHHVAFELTDWGEMRVGLDHLAAHRRPIVWGPGRHGMARNLFAYWRMPEEDTFIEFFADMEVLGPNHQVRHFPDDAFASNTWGQLPPRSYFRFDEDAIRAEREQSQQLGDPLS, encoded by the coding sequence GTGATCCGCGGCATCCACCACGTCGGCCTCACCGTCACCGATCTCGCCGAGGCCTCGGCGCGCTGGCAGCGGCTGCTCGGCCTCAGCCCGGCCGCGGGCGACGGCGCCCTGCTCCGCTGCGCCTACGAGGACTTCTGCGTCCGCCTGACCGCCGGCGAGCGAGGCTGCGTTGACTACATCGCCTACGAACTCGAAGCCGGCGTGACCCTGGCCGAGGCCGGCGACCGGCTCTCGGGCGCCGGAACGCTCGCCGTGCCGTTCGAGCTGCCGGCCGGCCGGTTCGGGCTCCGCACCGCCGACCCGGACGGCAACGGCGTGGCCGTCGTCGAGCACGTCGCGCCGGACGACCCGCGGCCCGACGTCTGCAAGCACTCGGACGCCCTGCCAGGGTTCCATCCGCGCCGGCTCCAGCACGTGAACTACCTCACCGCCGACACCCCGCGCGCCGTCAAGTGGTACGTCGAGGCCCTCGGCCTGAAGATCACCGACTGGATCGGCGACGACGCCTGCTGGCTCCACGCCGATCGCGAGCACCACGTGCTCGCCTTCCTCGACAAGGGCTACGCCCACATCCACCACGTCGCGTTCGAGCTGACCGACTGGGGCGAGATGCGGGTCGGGCTCGATCACCTGGCGGCCCACCGGCGGCCGATCGTGTGGGGACCCGGCCGCCACGGGATGGCCCGGAACCTGTTCGCCTACTGGCGGATGCCGGAGGAGGACACGTTCATCGAGTTCTTCGCCGACATGGAAGTCCTCGGGCCGAACCACCAGGTCCGGCATTTCCCGGACGACGCCTTCGCCTCGAACACCTGGGGCCAACTGCCCCCACGGTCCTACTTCCGCTTCGACGAAGACGCGATCCGCGCCGAGAGGGAGCAGTCCCAGCAACTGGGCGATCCCCTCTCGTAG